A genomic window from Silene latifolia isolate original U9 population chromosome Y, ASM4854445v1, whole genome shotgun sequence includes:
- the LOC141629788 gene encoding uncharacterized protein LOC141629788, with amino-acid sequence METDQVILNPEYPDMYVLVGFDAPDSVRPRLQKRQKFSQEKNAIINEEVEKLLDTGMVREVIYPEWLANWIPKHEAPFQDLKLYLSSPPLLAKPEKGEPLSVYLAVTDIAVSAVLVKEHEGQQHPVYYVSENLLYAEMSPNLESDLAKEVNQLENKILDQEWTLFIDGASNARGTGLGLVLKSSQGDMIVQAVSCEFKATKTKAEYETLIVRLKIKGTYIEKDAKMISYLEYAKTLTAKFPSFDIVQIPRDLNTQADGLASLGSNFTPATFDKIPIVHILEPAISKPKQVTEKEVISTNIICRYGVPSEIVCDNGTPFVAKKTKDFCDEWNINLLTSTPGYPKSNGQAESSNKVVISCLKKKLKRRRSRWAEELPFVLWADRTTPKASTGQTPYSLVYGCEAVIPAEVQVPTSRYILNNVEANSSLMQDNLIVTEELKDAAKIRITSYQQAVARTYNKNVKIRVFREGDLVIRKVFPNKKERSAGKLAPTWEGPYLIDSIIGHGAYRTLEGEMIPRS; translated from the exons atggaaacagatcaggtaatcctcaaCCCCGAGTATCCTGACATGTATGTTCTTGTTGGCTTTGACGCCCCTGACTCAGTTAGGCCTAGATTG caaaagagacAAAAGTTTTCACAGGAAAAGAACGCAATAattaatgaagaagtagaaaaactccTGGATACGGGCATGGTCAGGGAAGTTAtataccctgaatggctagcaaaC TGGATCCCTAAGCATGAAGCACCCTTCCAGGATTTAAAGCTATATCTGTCATCTCCACCTTTGCTGGCCAAACCAGAAAAGGGTGAACCTCTGTCAGTGTACTTAGCTGTTACTGACATTGCAGTAAGCGCAGTCCTAGTGAAGGAACATGAAGGCCAACAACATCCTGTCTACTATGTAAGTGAAAACCTATTATACGCTGAAATGAG ccctaacctagagTCAGACTTAGCTAAAGAGGTAAACCAGTTAGAAAACAAAATCCTAGACCAAGagtggaccctattcatagatggagCATCCAATGCAAGGGGCACAGGACTAGGATTAGTGCTAAAATCGTCACAAGGGGACATGATAGtccaggctgtaagctgtgagttcaaagctaccaaaaCTAAAGCAGAATACGAAACCCTGATAGTAAGACTCAAG ATCAAAGGAACTTATATAGAAaaagatgcaaaaatgatttcatatttaGAATACGCTAAAACTCTTACTGCTAAGTTCCCTTCATTTGATATTGTCCAGATACCAAGAGATCTGAACACCCAGGCTGACGGTTTGGCCAGCCTCGGTTCCAATTTTACCCCTGCTACTTTTGATAAGATACCCATTGTTCATATACTTGAACCTGCCATTAGCAAGCCTAAACAG GTcactgaaaaagaagtaatatcaaCGAATATAatctgcagatatggagtcccttCTGAAATAGTGTGTGACAATGGCACACCATTTGTTGCGAAAAAGACCAAGGATTTCTGTGATGAATGGAATATCAACTTACTGACGTCAACTCCTGGATATCCAAAATCTAATGGtcaggctgaatcaagcaataaggtagtcataagttGCCTAAAGAAGAAACTAAAAAGAAGGCGAAGTAGATGGGCAGAGGAACTTCCATttgtactatgggcagacaggacaacccCGAAGGCATCAActggccaaacaccttactcatTGGTGTATGGTTGTGAAGCTGTAATCCCTGCAGAAGTACAAGTGCCAACGTCAAGATACAtcctgaacaatgttgaagcaaacagcAGCCTGATGCAAGACAACTTAATCGTGACAGAAGAATTAaaagacgctgccaaaatcaggataacatcataccaacaagcagtaGCAAGAACTTACAATAAAAATGTCAAGATTAGAGTTTTCAGGGAAGGGGACCTAGTCATACGAAAAGTTTTCCCAAATAAGAAAGAGAGATCAGCTGGtaaactagcccctacatgggaaggaccTTACCTTATAGACTCAATCATCGGACACGGAGCATACAGGAccttggaaggagaaatgattccAAGGTCTTGA